Proteins co-encoded in one Brassica oleracea var. oleracea cultivar TO1000 chromosome C4, BOL, whole genome shotgun sequence genomic window:
- the LOC106340896 gene encoding defensin-like protein 4, with product MDKATKSVSSLAAFFILFLVIFEMPEIEAQDSECLKEYGGDVGFGFCAPRIYPTFCVKRCRADKGALGGKCIWGQGSNVKCLCNFCRPEPGQILSGI from the exons ATGGACAAGGCAACGAAGTCGGTTTCTTCCTTAGCTGCATTTTTCATCCTCTTTTTGGTTATATTTG AAATGCCGGAGATAGAGGCGCAGGATAGCGAGTGTCTGAAAGAATACGGTGGTGATGTTGGCTTCGGTTTCTGTGCGCCTAGGATATATCCGACGTTTTGTGTCAAAAGATGCCGTGCGGACAAAGGAGCTCTAGGTGGAAAATGCATTTGGGGACAAGGCAGTAATGTTAAATGCCTGTGCAACTTTTGCCGCCCCGAACCTGGTCAGATTCTAAGTGGCATTTGA
- the LOC106337457 gene encoding defensin-like protein 2 — translation MTMATKLVSSFAVFFILFLVIFEVPEIEAQDTECLVEYGGDVGFAFCAPLIYPPFCYTRCREDKGSKGGICVSEGNKVKCLCDFCHDNLKPPFDQILSGI, via the exons ATGACCATGGCAACGAAATTAGTTTCTTCATTCGCCGTATTTTTCATCCTCTTTTTGGTCATCTTTG AAGTGCCGGAGATAGAAGCGCAAGATACCGAGTGCTTGGTAGAATACGGTGGTGATGTGGGTTTCGCCTTTTGTGCGCCTTTGATATATCCACCGTTCTGCTATACAAGATGCCGTGAGGACAAGGGATCTAAAGGTGGAATATGCGTTTCGGAGGGCAATAAAGTTAAGTGCTTATGCGACTTCTGCCACGACAATTTAAAACCACCTTTTGATCAGATTCTAAGTGGTATTTGA
- the LOC106337542 gene encoding protein NLP8, whose translation MAHPFASRENGFGYQEHMDGLTIGSGVWSFISDDMLSSSPTSELVNFNSFPTWCNIPFDTDMLFSQYGQEMSSRSHHHSLDIDEISGKRRSVLNCTIPRSLSHSLDEKMLKALSLFMQFSGSGDGVLAQVWTPVKTGDQYMLSTCGQAYLLDPRLSQYREVSRKFTFASKPNQCSYPGLPGRVFISGVREWTSNVMYYKKDEYLRVKHAIDNEVCGSIAIPVLEASGTSCCAVMEVVTSDEKLNFDVEMDSVCRALQAVDLRTSVVPRPQYLSSNQRDALAEIQDVLRALCHGHKLPLALTWIPNSGVLCVEETACNVNDMEMEGFVHACLDHPLREKEGIVGKAFVSNQPSFSSDVKSYDISEYPLVHHARKHGLNAAVAIKLRSTYTGEDDYILELFLPLSLKGSLEQQLLLDSLEVTLQRVCRTLRTVSDVVGETNSTTSIFSEKSSDKDSTGSQGTCEQDMSKGRTAERKKGTIEKNVSLRVLQQHFSGSLKDAARRIGVCPTTLKRICRQHGIMRWPSRKINKVNRSLRKIQIVLDSVHGIEGGLRFDSATGEFVSVCSSNGNNASCELLKPESVDNTIKLEDDIITNGSFMEVNACDQQCALKAEQSGFNGSSQAIASGNIIEPNRSTSDSSNGSGAVMLRSSSPSMDHRNQMRAHKSNSSESGSATLTVKATYREDTTRFKFDPSVGCLQLYKEVGKRFRLQEGLFQLKYFDDEEEWVMLVTDSDLQECLEMLVGMQKQTVKFLVRDLPARIGSSAGSNGYLGEGL comes from the exons ATGGCACACCCTTTTGCTTCCAGAGAAAATGGGTTTGGCTATCAAGAGCATATGGATGGTTTAACCATTGGTTCTGGTGTTTGGAGTTTCATCTCTGATGACATGCTCAGCTCCTCTCCCACCTCTGAGCTTGTGAATTTCAACTCTTTCCCCACGTGGTGCAATATCCCTTTTGACACTGACATGTTGTTCTCCCAGTATGGTCAAGAAATGAGCTCTAGGAGTCATCATCACTCATTAGATATCGATGAGATAAGTGGTAAACGACGCAGTGTACTGAACTGTACTATCCCCAGGTCTTTGAGCCACTCATTAGATGAGAAGATGCTTAAAGCACTAAGCTTGTTTATGCAGTTCTCAGGTTCAGGAGACGGCGTTTTAGCACAAGTCTGGACTCCTGTCAAGACAGGAGACCAGTACATGCTCAGCACATGCGGTCAAGCCTATCTGCTTGACCCGAGGCTCTCTCAGTACCGTGAGGTCTCAAGGAAATTCACGTTCGCTTCCAAACCAAATCAATGTTCTTATCCTGGTCTCCCCGGGAGAGTCTTCATCTCTGGAGTGCGCGAATGGACATCAAACGTGATGTATTACAAGAAGGACGAGTATCTGCGTGTGAAGCACGCAATAGATAACGAAGTCTGTGGCTCCATTGCCATACCTGTCCTTGAAGCATCTGGGACATCTTGTTGTGCTGTCATGGAGGTTGTCACATCTGATGAAAAGCTCAATTTTGATGTCGAGATGGACTCTGTTTGCCGTGCTCTCCAG GCTGTAGACTTAAGGACATCAGTGGTCCCTCGCCCTCAG TACCTTTCAAGTAATCAAAGAGACGCCTTAGCTGAAATACAAGATGTTCTGCGAGCACTATGTCATGGACACAAGTTGCCTTTAGCTCTGACCTGGATCCCAAACTCAGGTGTTCTTTGCGTAGAGGAGACAGCTTGTAATGTGAATGATATGGAGATGGAAGGCTTTGTCCACGCGTGTTTGGATCATCCTCTAAGAGAAAAGGAAGGTATCGTTGGCAAAGCTTTTGTATCCAACCAACCGTCCTTTTCTTCTGATGTGAAGTCGTATGACATCAGTGAATACCCTCTTGTCCATCACGCCAGAAAGCACGGTTTGAATGCTGCGGTTGCTATAAAGCTGAGGAGCACTTACACTGGTGAAGATGATTACATTCTTGAACTTTTCTTGCCTTTAAGTTTGAAAGGAAGCTTGGAACAACAACTTTTATTAGACAGCCTTGAGGTTACTTTGCAGAGAGTTTGTCGAACTCTGAGAACTGTTTCAGATGTTGTGGGGGAAACTAACTCTACCACAAGCATATTTTCTGAAAAGTCCTCTGATAAAGATAGTACAGGATCTCAAGGCACTTGTGAGCAG GATATGAGCAAAGGTAGAACAGCAGAGAGGAAGAAAGGCACCATAGAGAAGAATGTCAGCTTAAGAGTTCTCCAACAACATTTCTCTGGGAGTCTTAAGGATGCTGCAAGACGCATTGGTG TTTGTCCCACTACATTAAAGCGGATATGCAGACAACATGGGATCATGAGGTGGCCATCTCGCAAGATTAATAAAGTGAACAGGTCATTAAGGAAAATACAAATAGTGCTTGACTCTGTCCATGGTATAGAAGGAGGACTGAGGTTTGACTCAGCAACTGGAGAGTTTGTTTCAGTTTGCTCTTCTAATGGTAACAATGCATCATGTGAGCTCTTGAAACCTGAATCAGTCGACAATACAATTAAGTTAGAAGATGATATCATCACAAACG GATCATTCATGGAGGTTAATGCTTGTGATCAGCAATGTGCTTTGAAGGCTGAACAGTCTGGCTTCAATGGCAGCTCTCAGGCAATTGCAAGTGGCAATATTATCGAACCTAACCGGTCCACGTCAGATTCATCAAATGGCTCAGGAGCAGTTATGCTTAGAAGCTCATCTCCTTCTATGGACCATAGGAACCAAATGAGAGCACACAAAAGCAATAGCAGCGAGAGTGGATCAGCAACGCTCACTGTAAAGGCCACTTACAGAGAAGACACAACACGTTTCAAGTTCGATCCATCAGTTGGGTGTCTACAGCTCTACAAAGAAGTTGGGAAACGCTTTAGACTGCAAGAAGGGTTGTTTCAGCTCAAGTACTTTGACGACGAAGAGGAATGGGTGATGCTGGTTACAGATTCTGATCTCCAAGAGTGTTTGGAGATGTTAGTTGGTATGCAAAAACAGACGGTGAAGTTTCTTGTTCGTGATTTGCCTGCGCGTATAGGTAGTTCTGCTGGTAGCAATGGTTACCTAGGAGAAGGTTTATAA